A single genomic interval of Ornithorhynchus anatinus isolate Pmale09 unplaced genomic scaffold, mOrnAna1.pri.v4 scaffold_279_arrow_ctg1, whole genome shotgun sequence harbors:
- the LOC114808861 gene encoding basic proline-rich protein-like, whose translation MARDSLATRLQESVGVFHALGPKSPAPAGQCALRRPASTAASRRPHQTTRLPGRRLEASVIGQDSGESWAPGAGAPKLGGGAQDPLPSWSRTGEDSSSGSFPLPAHGPATRNPHPVAGPPPAQSAPLPGSRLPSGLAAPDPAGEVYPGLLPTPSLTIPRWSRLGPPSRDVSRQALPWRLPTVPQPVRSQPIGKDQRPAREGMKLRAQRAREIRCHPCPPSAPRDICWDVCPGGAPFDPFHSGAALPVCGASSAPEKPSREGALPGSSSRRFEWLGPDTRPVDVEMVLAEFRIPPLLSPLREDDTPEGPTTPKPPRAARGGKAVGAANPGMAAAGSLAGSSGPERAVAARQPGWGSVDHTTTPKESRTLRLHLAQTEDAGPASEVHGQSLVVDAPRQGSGRPSAPEARARRPPWTRDEEDSSGDEGPGGPSKAKATRAVPGGKARGTSIPGQGAAGALAGSTGPERPVSASVDQAHGLEEGRNAPLRPAPRGGSGPQCPRPLDGKPTADAHGGQAQATDERRTSARNKRDRRIGQAQPSPPRSTGDTKGPLQSEAEGPGREARGRPSREIRPKRGWDGSQVRAPRDDKVDGRSPSPSPAAANEQPPWDTPWEEPGKWSRPSRKRSRSQEEVSLPPGKRTRGPLDASLQRSLEVSPAVAPTGLSSWDLAALSGGRLGSGSARLPVQATRLQLRSSQAAAPGKDSGQPSAPDDRVQKPVGRAEGHRSPPTRTSAHSRLAPCPWPDPGRPPLRPAAQSPPQPPAGPPLATPAPVPGPSSAAQPRLQPTPQLPLRSLRPGAAPPIDFSSQPLPWRMPTVPGPVRSLPIPKDLRSVREAMKRRAQRAREIPCPPSPPRDIWDVCTRRASEQPFP comes from the exons ATGGCCCGGGACTCCCTGGCCACCCGGCTGCAGGAGTCGGTGGGGGTCTTCCACGCGTTGGGGCCGaagagccccgcccccgccggccagtGTGCACTCCGCCGCCCCGCGAGCACGGCCGCAAGCCGCCGGCCGCACCAGACCACGAGGCTCCCAGGACGGAGGCTGGAAGCTTCGGTCATCGGGCAGGATTCAGGGGAGTCCTGGGCCCCGGGCGCTGGGGCCCCGAAGCTAGGCGGCGGCGCCCAAGATCCGCTGCCATCGTGGAGCCGGACCGGGGAGGATTCCAGCTCAGGGTCCTTCCCTTTGCCCGCCCATGGCCCAGCCACTAGAAACCCCCACCCGGTGGCtgggcctcccccggcccagtCGGCCCCCTTGCCTGGCTCGAGGCTTCCATCCGGGCTCGCCGCCCCGGACCCAGCAGGCGAAGTCTATCCTGGCCTCCTGCCCACTCCCAGCCTGACCATCCCGAGATGGTCCCGGCTGGGGCCCCCCAGCCGCGACGTGAGCAGGCAGGCTCTGCCCTGGAGGCTGCCCACCGTCCCTCAACCAGTCAGGTCGCAGCCCATCGGCAAGGACCAGAGGCCTGCGCGCGAGGGCATGAAGCTGCGGGCCCAACGGGCGCGGGAGATCCGCTGTCACCCGTGTCCCCCCTCCGCTCCTCGCGATATCTGCTGGGACGTGTGCCCAGGCGGGGCTCCCTTCGACCCCTTTCATTCAGGCGCTGCTTTGCCCGTTTGCGGCGCCAGCTCGGCGCCAGAGAAGCCCAGCCGCGAGGGCGCCCTCCCGGGGAGTAGCAGCAGACGTTTCGAGTGGCTGGGGCCGGACACCCGCCCCGTGGACGTGGAGATGGTGCTCGCCGAGTTTCGgatccctccgctcctctccccactGAGGGAAGACGACACGCCGGAGGGTCCCACGACGCCCAAACCCCCCAGGGCCGCCCGAGGAGGTAAGGCTGTCGGAGCGGCCAACCCGGGAATGGCTGCGGCTGGTTCGCTCGCAGGATCCAGCGGTCCTGAGCGAGCTGTGGCGGCAAGGCAGCCCGGTTGGGGCTCTGTGGACCACACCACGACGCCCAAGGAATCCCGGACCCTTCGGCTCCACCTCGCTCAGACGGAAGATGCGGGTCCGGCGTCGGAGGTCCACGGCCAGAGCCTGGTAGTTGACGCCCCCCGGCAGGGTTCAGGACGGCCCTCTGCACcggaggcccgggcccggagaCCACCCTGGACACGGGACGAGGAGGATTCCAG cgGCGACGAAGGCCCCGGCGGTCCAAGCAAGGCCAAAGCAACCCGAGCCGTCCCAGGAGGTAAGGCTCGCGGAACGTCCATCCCGGGGCAGGGCGCAGCGGGTGCGCTTGCGGGCTCCACCGGTCCTGAGCGGCCTGTCTCGGCCTCTGTGGATCAGGCCCATGGGCTGGAGGAAGGGCGGAACGCTCCGCTCCGTCCCGCTCCGAGGGGTGGCTCGGGCCCCCAGTGTCCCAGGCCGCTGGACGGCAAGCCCACCGCAGACGCCCATGGAGGTCAGGCTCAGGCGACGGACGAAAGAAGAACCTCTGCCAGGaacaagagagacaggagaatcgggcaggcccagcccagccctccccGCTCCACCGGGGACACCAAGGGCCCGCTCCAGAGCGAGGCCGAGGGCCCAGGGAGGGAAGCCAGGGGACGTCCTTCCAGGGAAATCCGCCCAAAGCGAGGCTGGGATGGGAGCCAGGTCAGGGCCCCCAGGGACGACAAGGTAGACGgccgcagccccagccccagccctgcagcGGCGAACGAGCAGCCTCCATGGGACACCCCTTGGGAAGAGCCGGGGAAATGGAGCCGGCCTTCACGCAAAAGGAGCAGAAGCCAGGAGGAGGTCAGCCTGCCACCGGGAAAAAGGACCCGGGGCCCCCTGGACGCCAGCTTGCAAAGGTCCCTGGAGGTTAGCCCCGCGGTGGCACCGACGGGCCTCAGCTCCTGGGACCTCGCTGCTCTCTCTGGCGGGCGCCTGGGCTCGGGCAGCGCACGCCTCCCTGTCCAGGCCACACGCCTGCAGTTAAGGAGCTCCCAAGCTGCAGCCCCCGGCAAGGACTCAGGACAGCCCTCGGCCCCAGATGACCGGGTCCAGAAGCCAGTCGGACGCGCCGAGGGCCACCGATCACCGCCCACTCGGACGAGCGCGCATTCCAGGCTAGCGCCCTGCCCTTGGCCGGACCCTGGTCGCCCGCCCCTACGGCCAGCCGCTCAGAGTCCACCCCAGCCACCGGCCGGACCACCCCTGGCCACCCCTGCCCCCGTGCCTGGCCCTAGTTCCGCTGCGCAGCCCCGGCTTCAGcccactccccagctcccccttcgCAGCCTCCGGCCTGGGGCCGCTCCTCCGATCGATTTCAGCAGCcagcccctgccctggaggaTGCCCACCGTCCCGGGACCTGTGAGGTCACTGCCCATTCCCAAAGATCTCAGGTCAGTGCGCGAGGCCATGAAGCGGCGGGCCCAGCGGGCTCGGGAGATCCCAtgtcccccctcacctcctcgtGATATCTGGGATGTGTGCACGCGCCGGGCTTCAGAACAACCCTTCCCTTAG